The Prosthecobacter dejongeii genome contains a region encoding:
- a CDS encoding PHB depolymerase family esterase — protein MLRFSLFALFTAVLPLAAATPAAPEIKLGVRSTITFQGSIPQNSDEQYQMRLSDSDAPRPYDLSRETFEIIVPKSYKDSDPHGLFIWISPGEKPNLNPEWEKVLADEKLIFIGAVNSGNNREVPDRIRLAVDANHHLRQLYKVNPDRVYVSGHSGGARVASMIGVAYSDMFTGTACFMGVNYFRPTQGKEGMAYDRRYFPHPQMAQIAQQQNRFALITGDKDSNLDNTLAIYEQGFQADDFKGVKLFQIPGQGHGAPEAKWLEKVIKFLDTGK, from the coding sequence ATGCTTCGTTTTTCTCTCTTCGCCCTCTTCACGGCCGTCCTACCCCTGGCCGCTGCCACACCCGCAGCCCCAGAAATCAAGCTAGGCGTCCGCAGCACCATCACTTTCCAGGGCTCCATCCCGCAAAACAGCGACGAACAGTACCAAATGCGGCTGTCGGATTCCGATGCCCCTCGGCCCTACGATCTCAGCCGTGAAACCTTCGAAATCATCGTCCCCAAAAGCTACAAGGACAGCGATCCCCACGGCCTTTTCATCTGGATCAGCCCCGGGGAAAAACCGAACCTCAATCCCGAATGGGAAAAGGTGCTGGCCGATGAAAAGCTGATCTTCATCGGTGCCGTCAATTCCGGCAACAATCGCGAAGTGCCCGACCGCATCCGCCTCGCCGTGGATGCCAACCACCACCTGCGCCAGCTCTACAAAGTGAATCCCGACCGCGTTTACGTCAGCGGCCACTCCGGTGGGGCGCGGGTCGCCTCCATGATCGGCGTCGCGTATTCCGACATGTTCACCGGCACCGCCTGTTTCATGGGCGTGAACTACTTTCGCCCCACCCAGGGCAAGGAAGGCATGGCCTATGACCGCCGCTACTTCCCCCATCCGCAGATGGCCCAGATCGCCCAGCAGCAAAACCGCTTCGCCCTCATCACCGGCGACAAAGATTCCAACCTCGACAACACCCTGGCCATCTATGAGCAAGGCTTCCAGGCCGACGACTTCAAAGGCGTAAAACTCTTCCAGATCCCCGGCCAAGGCCACGGTGCTCCCGAAGCCAAATGGCTGGAAAAAGTGATCAAGTTCCTGGATACGGGGAAGTGA